The genomic interval CGTTGGTTTCCATCGTTTCTCCTCTATTGTGTAATATCAATAAAATTCTGTGGCTTTTAGCATAGCATAGCATCGGTTGAATGTCCACAATTTTTAGCTGCACTATACCACTGAGACTTTTGACGATGCCACATAAATGCTATAATATTGTCCAAAATTTGATGTAAAATTAAGGTATAATAAAGTTATCGTCGTACATATTGGGAAGCAATCGGGTTTCAATGGATTTGGCACACATGCTACTTCCAACGCTGGAAAACTGGAATACCCGAAATGGGAAGGCATCAATCCAACAGACTATGTCATTTTAGAATAGGACACTCATAGCGGGGTTTCATGAATACAAAGAAATTAGTTGTCGAATTTGTCGGTACCTTCGCGCTCATCTTTATCGGAGCAGGCTCGGTAGCGATGGGTGCAGGCGGTTTAATTGGGGCGGCATTCGCTCACGGTTTTGTTGTTATAGCGTTTATTTATGCCTACGGACATATCTCCGGCACACATATCAATCCGGCTGTGACGTTGGGATTTTTGATAGCAGGCGAAATCGAATTCGTTGTAGCTGTCGGTTATTGGATTGTGCAGTTTCTTGGTGGAATTTTGGGGGCAGTTCTGCTTAACATCGTACTACCGGATCCTGGCGATCTGGGTGTAACAATTCTAACCACAGAGGCTAATGGGGGACCCTTCACGGTTACTGCAACGCAAGGACTTACCGTCGAAATCATACTCACCTTTTTCCTCGTCAATACCATCTTCAATACCGCTGTGAGCGGGAAAGCAGGGAACTTCGCAGGGCTCGCTATCGGATTGGCGTTGATGTTTTGCATCGTCATGGGGGGACCACTGACACGGGCTTCGCTTAATCCTGCCCGGACTCTGGGACCTGCTGTTGTCAGCAGTAACTACGCAGACATCTGGCTTTATTTTGTAGGACCATTCGTCGGTTCGCTCCTTGCTGCGCTTCTCTATATGGGTGTTTTGAAAGATAAAGGAGAGGCGTACACGCGTATCACAGAAAAAAAAGGCTGACACATTCACGCGCCAGCCTTTTCATTTTGTGCTATGGAAAATGTATTAGGATGCAGTTGTAATCGGGATCGCAGTCGGTTTCACGGCTTCCGGCTTCGGAACGGAGAGCGTCAACACACCATCGCTAAATTCGGCTTTGATGTCGTCTGTCTCTACTTCCGATGGGAGCCTAAATCTCCGGTGGAAACTGCCGTATCGCCTTTCAACTCTGCGATAGTTTTGGGTATCGTCCACTTGCTCTTGCCGTTTTTCCCCGCTGAGTGTCAAGAGGTTATCTTTAACGGAGACATGGAGATCGTCCTTGGCGACTCCGGGTAGTTCAGCACGGACTTCAAAACCATTGTCTGTTTCCGAAATATCAACCGAGGGCACCCAGTTGTTTCCGTCTGCATCGCTCTCTGTGTGTTGAGACGCGAAAAACGGGCTGTAGAATCCGAATAGATTTCCTGTCGGTCTGCGTAAGGTCAAATAAGTCATTTTTCATTCTCCTTTAGTGTAATCTGTCGTTCGTGTGTTCTTTGTATGCGAAGGGTAGCCTCGGAACTGTTAAGTCAACGCGGCTACCCAAGTTGTTGGATTAAGAGTTTACTTTGATTGAGATTTCAGTCGGTTTCGCCGC from Candidatus Poribacteria bacterium carries:
- a CDS encoding Hsp20/alpha crystallin family protein, with product MTYLTLRRPTGNLFGFYSPFFASQHTESDADGNNWVPSVDISETDNGFEVRAELPGVAKDDLHVSVKDNLLTLSGEKRQEQVDDTQNYRRVERRYGSFHRRFRLPSEVETDDIKAEFSDGVLTLSVPKPEAVKPTAIPITTAS
- a CDS encoding aquaporin, coding for MNTKKLVVEFVGTFALIFIGAGSVAMGAGGLIGAAFAHGFVVIAFIYAYGHISGTHINPAVTLGFLIAGEIEFVVAVGYWIVQFLGGILGAVLLNIVLPDPGDLGVTILTTEANGGPFTVTATQGLTVEIILTFFLVNTIFNTAVSGKAGNFAGLAIGLALMFCIVMGGPLTRASLNPARTLGPAVVSSNYADIWLYFVGPFVGSLLAALLYMGVLKDKGEAYTRITEKKG